The sequence below is a genomic window from Streptomyces sp. NBC_00582.
TCGGCAGTCTTCACGCAGATGCATAGAGTGTCAAGCCGCTCACGGAGCGCGACGGAAAACCGCGGGCCGGGAGCACGGGGGCGCACGGGGGCACCCGAACCGCCGCAACGCTCCGGCGTGCATCCGAAGAGCCGACCGGCGGTCTGCGATCTACTTGCGCCTGTAGATGACGATGACCGATCCTCTGAGGCGTGACGAACCAGCGGAGCCACTCAGGAGACCCGGATCCCGGCCACGATCCCGCACGCCGGGACGAGGACCTGGCGGCTCTGCTCGAACGCCTCCTGGCACGGGCCCCCGGGCGGACCCAGAAGGATCTCGCCTCCGAGGCCGGCATCTCGTACCCGACGCTCAACGCCTGGATGAACCGCACCCGCGGCACCTCCCGCATCGACCCGGAGAAGCTGCGGGCCATGGTGGAGGTGTTCCGGCGCTGGGGCGTCAGCACGACACCGCGGGAGTTCTTCGAGTCGGTCGGCCGCCCGGTGCCCGGCCCCAGCGGGGACGAACGCGAGGCCCGACTCCTCACGCTGTACCGGCAATTGCCGGAGTCACGGCAACGAGCGCTGCTCAAGGACGCCGAGGCGATGCTTCAGGTCAGCCGCATCACCTGAGGTTTACGGATGAATATGACGAAAACCCCCACGGGAATCGCGCCCATCGGTACCATCAGTGCGCCGCTGGCCTCCCGGAGCGGATCACTGCGTGTCGTTGTGCAGCCCTGGGGAGACAGTTGTGTGCGTCCACGTTTGCATGGCAGACGATCTGCCGAGAATCGCGGTCTGGGACCCTGACGAGGTCAGCATCCGGGTGGCCAGGGGCTTCCAGGTACGCGACGCGCTCCGGGAAGTGCGGGACATCCTGGTGATCGACCTGGGTGCCCCCGCGTCGCGCGGCGGTCTGCTCGTGTGTTTCTGCGGCATGCGCGTGGAGCTCCCGCGCGAGCTCACCCCCTGGTCCTCCCCCTGCGCCGTCGGCTGATCTCCCGTCAGCCGACCGGGGCCGGGGTGAGCTTGAGGGCAAGCACGGGGCAGTCGGCGACGGCCCTGCGGGCCCGCTTCACCGTCCGTGCGGGGACGGGGGCGCCGTCGACGAGCGGGTAGCCCCATGCGTCGAGCGTGATGTGCTCCGGGAGGAGTTCCGCGCACAGGCCGTGGCCCTGGCAGGACGTCCAGTCGACGTCCAGGTTCATCTGCCGGTTCGTCTGCCGGTCCATGTCAGGCCTCCTGGGGTACGGGCAGCAGGGGTGTGCGATCGGTGGCCGTGCAGCGGCCGTGGGCGTGCGCGTCGGCCTCGGCGGCGAACGTCGTCAGCGCGCTGCGGACCAGCCGGACCGTGCCGTCCGGGTGGTGGCAGGCGCCTCGGCCCTCGACGAGGCCGGACCAGCGGGCGAGGTCGGTGCGGACGGTGCCCTGCGGGCCCGGCGTGGCCAGGGTGGCGAACGCGGCGGCGATCCGCGGCAGACCGTTGAGGCAGGGGCCGCACTGGCCGGCCGACTGCAGGGCGAGATACCGCAGGACGCGGGCGGTCTCGACGAGGCCGCAGCGGGCGGTGGGCAGCACCGCCAGCACTCCGGCGCCCAGGAAACCCGCGTCCACGGTCAGTCGGGCGGCCTCCCTGGCCGGGATCCAGGTGCCGTGGTAGCCGCCGACGAGCACCGCCGAGGCATCCTCCAGCGGCAGCAGCCGGGCGAACGGCAGACCGTACGGCGCCTCGATCACCCGGGGTTCCCGTCCCGCGACGTGGACCGTGCACAGGGCGCTGCCCGGCTGGGTGGGGGTGCCGGCGCCGCGGTACCAGTCGGCGCCGTAGCGGGCGACGAGCGCCAGATGGGCGAGGGTCTCGACGTTCTGCACGAGCGTGGGGGCCCGGCGCACGCCCCGCTCACGGACCGGCGGGCTCGGGTGCCTCGGCAGCGCGGGACCACCGGAGACGAACCGGGCGAGCGCCGAGGCCTGGCCGGAGAGGAAGGACGTGGGCAGCCGCACGACCTGCACCGGCAGCGGGTC
It includes:
- a CDS encoding helix-turn-helix domain-containing protein is translated as MTNQRSHSGDPDPGHDPARRDEDLAALLERLLARAPGRTQKDLASEAGISYPTLNAWMNRTRGTSRIDPEKLRAMVEVFRRWGVSTTPREFFESVGRPVPGPSGDEREARLLTLYRQLPESRQRALLKDAEAMLQVSRIT
- a CDS encoding ferredoxin, with product MDRQTNRQMNLDVDWTSCQGHGLCAELLPEHITLDAWGYPLVDGAPVPARTVKRARRAVADCPVLALKLTPAPVG
- a CDS encoding NADH-ubiquinone oxidoreductase-F iron-sulfur binding region domain-containing protein yields the protein MTATFPDLYMAPRLLAPGAAPVDLPTHHQRYGPLAHGDPESVLRTVAESGLTGRGGAAFPTYRKLVSVAEAGRRTGRAPVVVANGAEGEPASRKDKTLLRLSPHLVLDGLQIAAHAIGAGEAYLGVEDGATWLESALAQRTGDPLPVQVVRLPTSFLSGQASALARFVSGGPALPRHPSPPVRERGVRRAPTLVQNVETLAHLALVARYGADWYRGAGTPTQPGSALCTVHVAGREPRVIEAPYGLPFARLLPLEDASAVLVGGYHGTWIPAREAARLTVDAGFLGAGVLAVLPTARCGLVETARVLRYLALQSAGQCGPCLNGLPRIAAAFATLATPGPQGTVRTDLARWSGLVEGRGACHHPDGTVRLVRSALTTFAAEADAHAHGRCTATDRTPLLPVPQEA